A single window of uncultured Methanospirillum sp. DNA harbors:
- a CDS encoding GNAT family N-acetyltransferase, with translation MGSLPLQNFLKHHAHDNQKRKLSITWILVQESEPCIPLGYISLACASIDVEDLNAGDKKGCPKYDRFPALLIGKFAIDDSYHGKGLGTQLMDYVYALTIKISENTGCRYLIVESKPSSAWFYEEKCNFIRVRELEDGNILFYKNVITLLFE, from the coding sequence GTGGGTAGCCTTCCCCTACAGAATTTCCTGAAACATCATGCCCATGATAACCAGAAAAGGAAGTTATCAATAACCTGGATTCTTGTTCAAGAATCGGAACCCTGTATTCCTCTGGGATATATTTCTCTGGCCTGTGCAAGCATTGATGTAGAGGATCTGAATGCTGGTGACAAAAAAGGTTGTCCTAAATACGACCGGTTTCCTGCGCTATTAATCGGTAAATTTGCCATTGATGACAGTTATCATGGGAAGGGACTTGGTACTCAACTCATGGATTATGTCTATGCTCTTACCATCAAAATATCAGAAAATACCGGGTGCCGATACCTTATCGTTGAATCCAAACCCTCCTCTGCCTGGTTCTACGAAGAAAAGTGTAACTTTATCAGAGTTCGGGAACTTGAAGATGGAAATATCCTCTTTTATAAGAATGTAATTACTCTACTTTTTGAGTAA
- a CDS encoding nitroreductase family protein: protein MVTGIHVDETLCTRCGICSSLCPGELITPPGPMNQPEICQDKVTRCIECGHCEVFCPVNALTRDHKTPLGASPKSPRITPNSLSSYLLNRRSVRKFRTEPVDQDILAQILEIARYAPTGGNGQPVEWLVISDPEKIRTVSELTLEWMKNVQSPDHPLGGVIQKFLDQWDKGIDGICRGAPHLILAHIPDDYHFPKGKPMAFIDAIIALTHVDIATQAFGVGTCWAGLLAMAAAEYNPLKEFLGFPPGRELAYALMAGYPMYHPRRIPERKVLSVEWR from the coding sequence ATGGTAACCGGCATTCATGTCGATGAAACTCTTTGTACCCGGTGTGGTATCTGCTCGTCTCTCTGCCCGGGAGAACTTATCACACCTCCGGGACCTATGAATCAGCCTGAGATTTGTCAGGATAAAGTTACCCGATGCATTGAATGTGGTCACTGTGAAGTGTTCTGCCCGGTGAACGCACTTACCAGGGATCATAAAACCCCCTTGGGTGCTTCCCCGAAGTCTCCCCGGATAACTCCTAATTCACTATCTTCCTATCTCCTGAACCGTCGGTCAGTCAGGAAATTCAGAACAGAACCGGTTGACCAGGATATCCTGGCACAGATTCTTGAGATAGCCCGGTATGCCCCAACTGGGGGAAACGGTCAACCGGTAGAGTGGCTGGTTATCAGCGATCCGGAAAAGATCAGAACAGTATCAGAATTAACTCTTGAATGGATGAAGAATGTTCAAAGTCCTGATCATCCGCTCGGCGGAGTGATACAAAAGTTCCTGGACCAATGGGATAAGGGAATAGATGGTATCTGCCGGGGAGCTCCCCATCTCATTCTTGCTCATATACCGGATGATTATCATTTTCCAAAAGGAAAACCGATGGCCTTCATTGATGCAATCATCGCCCTCACCCACGTTGATATTGCAACCCAGGCCTTTGGAGTCGGAACATGCTGGGCCGGACTTCTTGCCATGGCTGCAGCTGAGTATAACCCTCTCAAAGAATTTTTGGGATTTCCCCCGGGTCGTGAGTTAGCCTATGCACTTATGGCCGGGTACCCGATGTACCATCCACGGCGTATTCCTGAGCGAAAAGTCCTGAGTGTTGAGTGGCGTTGA
- a CDS encoding methyl-accepting chemotaxis protein, with amino-acid sequence MPEPSNPIFQSNDLASLKVIIDTMPIATVIFGSLGEVIDCNMATLALFNAVNKGDIIGKSLGQLSPKTQINGTDSGIETRKRIQQAYAQKKVTFHFDFQTLSGQSFPGKVTLSEIAYEGKQCLMANIVDMSGQVRLEEYNALINSNPYALLSMNPDLTISEVNPAFSHISGYNGKEWIGKTVRDFSTIKREGPTVDDAIRMKKPVSGKITVDFPNGIKIMDYSYIPVFDDEGNVIRIYDIFADLTDLVDKVHESDSLVTENPASIITMDPTGKILSVNPSFLSISRLNEEKLLSMRMQEFNILEREGLSFSDIVTSKKTAKGRLVVDFGWAVKILDFTYIPIINVNGALDRLVAMYVDVSDLVAYVDEIKTFIRENPHAILTMDPDLSFTDVNPAFSQIMGYSYEESMRMKLSDIKIIEREGQSARDAIQNKKPAKGRVVAECPSGIKHLDYIYIPILDKRGNVIKFLEIFSDMTAIRSMVKYLEQSVDIVQNNISLLAKGDMTFTNTILDADEHSASARIQFEKIGEAMNTARQAIAKLVTDSNSIANAAIAGNMKYRSDPSIHEGDYRTIIEGMNSTLDSIKIPVREAMNIANEYAKYNFLIRFNPKLDIKGDWIPFKEALNDIGIQISGAISLINKNVSDLSASSEEANASIEEVLAGTQQITLNTSRVSQNSNRGEEGILQVLKAMEDLNETVGSVSRKAESVSGSSNDANSFAKEGIQIAKKSENAMGEITKSTNVVGSIVNDINSQMDEIGKIVRLISDIASQTNLLALNAAIEAARAGEAGRGFAVVAAEVKSLAQDSRKSAENIADMIATLQSKANQAADAMGKSTNAVQDGGASLKETMVAFNKIADTIEQINQNIVEVAAASEEQAASVEEVTASIQEVSNLVQNTSHEAGDAAAATEEAAASIDEIAKIMGGVVGVVEDISKEMSKFKVA; translated from the coding sequence ATGCCAGAACCATCCAACCCAATCTTCCAATCCAATGACTTGGCCTCCTTAAAAGTGATTATCGATACAATGCCCATTGCAACGGTAATTTTTGGATCCCTGGGGGAAGTAATCGATTGCAATATGGCTACATTGGCACTATTTAATGCGGTAAATAAAGGAGATATTATTGGAAAAAGTCTAGGCCAACTCTCTCCAAAAACACAAATTAATGGCACTGACTCCGGCATTGAAACTCGTAAAAGAATTCAGCAGGCATATGCACAAAAAAAGGTTACCTTTCATTTTGATTTTCAGACATTATCAGGGCAGAGTTTTCCTGGGAAAGTCACCCTCTCGGAGATTGCTTATGAAGGAAAACAATGTCTCATGGCCAATATTGTTGATATGTCTGGCCAGGTCAGACTGGAAGAGTATAATGCACTTATAAACAGCAATCCATATGCTCTTCTTTCCATGAATCCTGATCTTACTATTTCTGAAGTAAATCCAGCTTTCTCTCACATATCTGGATATAATGGTAAAGAATGGATTGGTAAAACAGTCCGGGATTTTTCAACTATCAAGAGAGAAGGTCCGACTGTGGATGATGCCATTAGGATGAAAAAACCGGTTAGCGGAAAAATAACTGTTGACTTTCCTAATGGGATAAAGATTATGGATTATTCCTATATCCCTGTCTTCGATGATGAAGGAAATGTAATCCGGATCTATGATATATTTGCAGATCTTACAGATCTCGTTGATAAAGTCCATGAATCTGATTCACTTGTAACAGAAAATCCTGCATCTATTATTACAATGGATCCTACCGGAAAAATTCTCTCAGTAAACCCATCATTTCTGTCGATTTCTCGTTTAAATGAGGAAAAACTCTTGTCCATGCGAATGCAGGAGTTTAATATTCTTGAACGAGAAGGATTGTCATTTAGTGATATTGTAACTTCAAAGAAAACTGCAAAGGGAAGATTGGTTGTTGACTTTGGGTGGGCAGTAAAAATTCTTGATTTTACATATATTCCTATAATAAACGTTAATGGTGCCCTTGATCGTTTGGTTGCAATGTATGTGGATGTTTCTGATCTTGTGGCATATGTTGATGAGATTAAAACCTTTATTCGTGAAAATCCGCATGCAATTTTAACAATGGATCCTGATCTGAGTTTTACCGATGTTAATCCAGCGTTTTCACAGATCATGGGATATAGTTATGAAGAAAGTATGCGGATGAAACTTTCCGATATTAAGATTATTGAAAGGGAAGGTCAATCAGCACGTGATGCTATTCAAAACAAAAAACCTGCCAAAGGGAGAGTTGTTGCAGAGTGTCCTTCCGGGATAAAGCATCTCGATTATATATACATTCCAATCCTGGATAAGAGAGGGAATGTTATTAAATTCCTAGAAATTTTTTCAGACATGACTGCCATCAGGTCTATGGTGAAGTACCTTGAACAATCCGTGGATATTGTTCAGAATAATATTAGTTTATTAGCTAAAGGGGATATGACCTTTACAAACACCATTCTAGATGCAGATGAACATTCGGCTTCAGCACGGATTCAGTTTGAAAAGATAGGGGAAGCGATGAACACTGCCCGCCAGGCTATAGCCAAATTGGTAACTGACTCCAACTCAATAGCGAATGCAGCAATTGCAGGGAATATGAAGTATAGATCAGACCCGTCAATACATGAAGGTGATTATCGGACAATTATTGAAGGGATGAATAGCACATTAGATTCGATAAAAATCCCAGTTCGGGAAGCAATGAATATCGCCAATGAATATGCGAAATATAACTTTTTAATCAGGTTTAATCCGAAATTAGATATCAAAGGTGACTGGATTCCTTTCAAAGAAGCATTGAATGATATTGGAATTCAAATTTCTGGTGCAATCTCACTGATTAACAAGAATGTTTCAGACCTTTCAGCAAGCTCTGAAGAGGCAAATGCAAGCATCGAAGAGGTATTAGCTGGAACACAACAGATCACGCTTAATACAAGTCGGGTCAGCCAGAATTCAAATAGGGGAGAGGAAGGAATTCTTCAGGTTCTCAAGGCAATGGAAGATTTGAATGAAACGGTAGGATCAGTATCAAGAAAAGCAGAGTCGGTATCGGGGTCTTCAAATGATGCCAATTCATTCGCTAAAGAGGGCATTCAGATTGCAAAAAAATCTGAGAATGCTATGGGGGAAATAACTAAGTCCACCAATGTTGTCGGCTCCATTGTAAATGACATAAATTCTCAAATGGATGAAATCGGCAAAATTGTAAGATTAATATCAGATATCGCAAGCCAGACAAATCTTCTTGCACTCAATGCTGCTATTGAAGCTGCACGTGCTGGAGAAGCAGGTCGAGGATTTGCAGTTGTCGCAGCAGAAGTAAAATCTCTCGCTCAAGACTCAAGAAAATCAGCTGAAAATATCGCTGATATGATAGCAACACTCCAAAGTAAGGCTAATCAGGCTGCAGATGCTATGGGCAAATCCACAAATGCTGTTCAGGATGGGGGTGCATCGTTAAAAGAAACTATGGTAGCCTTCAATAAGATTGCTGATACCATTGAACAAATTAACCAAAATATTGTTGAGGTAGCAGCAGCATCAGAAGAACAGGCAGCATCAGTAGAAGAGGTTACGGCAAGTATTCAGGAAGTATCGAACCTTGTTCAGAATACCTCTCATGAAGCTGGTGATGCAGCGGCTGCTACGGAGGAAGCTGCTGCTTCGATTGATGAAATCGCAAAAATTATGGGTGGGGTTGTCGGAGTCGTTGAAGACATATCTAAAGAAATGTCCAAATTTAAGGTTGCATGA
- a CDS encoding C45 family peptidase: protein MRCYSIAIIILAFCIVGVTAENTTYSPDGKGYRFEQDGWTYLHIQGGPYERGYQHGYLMSPELAEIQAMIPVITLHDTGMKWDYFIKTARDMFLNHIDDEYLSEMRGIAEGAQAAGTNISFDEVLGWNAYKELIGYWWPSVKSDAYKKLEIETDSCSAFIATGDYTGENGIVLAHSSWTPFERAHFFDLIEDIVPENGSRILMQSAPGLLDSSTDYLVTDAGLMIAETTINGFNQYKSNMSPAFYRLRRAAQYAQGLDEFVSIMNTNRSGGFANSWLVGDLNTGEIMRFEQGLKFYNITKTQSGYFAGANSVEDPRIRNLECSGLDPTDIRTGVSARMVRLPQLMEEYKGKISTETAKTILSDKYDVWLGKENPSTRTVEGFYWLDSNPYPNRPPFKPMGSYDGKVMNEAMARNMSFEARWGTPSGIAFDADAFLKEHQQWAYLTDYLKSFPVYSWDVFSSGEQNMTQETRTGSESEYQASNTSSSTSTRAYRQ from the coding sequence ATGCGATGTTACAGTATCGCAATAATAATCCTGGCATTCTGTATTGTGGGGGTGACTGCAGAGAATACAACGTATTCACCTGATGGGAAAGGATACAGGTTCGAACAGGATGGGTGGACATATCTGCATATCCAGGGAGGGCCGTATGAGCGTGGATATCAGCATGGCTATCTGATGTCACCGGAACTTGCAGAAATCCAGGCGATGATCCCGGTGATAACCCTTCACGATACAGGCATGAAATGGGATTATTTCATCAAGACTGCAAGGGATATGTTCCTGAATCATATCGATGATGAATACCTTTCAGAAATGCGTGGGATTGCAGAAGGGGCACAGGCTGCAGGAACAAACATCAGTTTTGATGAGGTGCTCGGATGGAATGCCTACAAGGAACTGATCGGTTACTGGTGGCCATCGGTAAAATCAGATGCATACAAAAAACTTGAGATTGAGACCGACTCATGCAGTGCATTCATTGCTACCGGGGATTACACCGGTGAGAACGGTATCGTTCTTGCCCATTCAAGTTGGACGCCGTTTGAACGTGCTCATTTCTTCGATCTTATCGAAGACATTGTACCAGAAAACGGGTCAAGAATTCTGATGCAGTCAGCACCCGGACTGCTCGACAGTTCTACCGATTACCTGGTAACCGATGCCGGTTTGATGATTGCAGAGACTACGATCAACGGGTTCAATCAGTACAAGTCCAACATGTCTCCTGCATTTTACCGGCTGAGAAGAGCCGCCCAATACGCACAGGGTCTGGATGAATTTGTCTCGATCATGAATACAAACAGGAGCGGAGGTTTTGCCAACAGCTGGCTGGTTGGCGATCTGAATACCGGAGAGATCATGCGGTTTGAGCAGGGCCTCAAGTTCTATAACATCACAAAGACTCAAAGTGGGTATTTTGCCGGTGCAAACTCTGTTGAAGATCCAAGGATACGAAACCTTGAGTGTTCAGGGCTTGATCCGACTGATATCAGGACCGGTGTAAGTGCCAGGATGGTCCGGCTTCCTCAGCTGATGGAGGAGTACAAAGGGAAGATATCCACTGAAACAGCGAAAACAATTCTCTCTGACAAGTATGATGTCTGGCTCGGAAAGGAGAATCCATCAACCAGAACTGTTGAAGGTTTTTACTGGCTGGATTCTAATCCATATCCTAACAGGCCGCCATTCAAACCGATGGGATCCTACGACGGTAAGGTCATGAATGAGGCAATGGCACGGAATATGAGTTTTGAAGCACGATGGGGTACACCATCCGGAATAGCCTTCGATGCCGATGCATTTCTGAAAGAGCATCAACAATGGGCATATCTCACCGACTATCTCAAATCATTCCCCGTGTACTCGTGGGACGTGTTCTCATCAGGAGAGCAGAATATGACACAGGAAACGAGAACAGGATCAGAATCAGAATACCAGGCTAGTAATACGTCATCATCGACGAGTACCAGAGCGTATCGCCAGTAA
- a CDS encoding PAS domain S-box protein: MNKKILKLLYNVIKMEKKPISISEVAEKADISRMTASKYLELMHLSGQIIRYDVGTAKKYSISSDTSSYTPCDLSSDLILILDTEFKILYVNETYIRFSNLPRVNIIGKRISVLNLEILKSFDLLGFLNNYHSGNLESRIIEVNNENQDLFFEISIAKVRFGSLKSAIALVIKDITFKVLLDKEKNLLSAIISCSNDAIISVDRDMFILSWNSGAERLFGYRSEEMIGRPYSVLFPADCHDKYPSLEGRMREKEMIIQYECKRLRKDGVSIDVSISLSHIYNQEGYFLGTSVILRDIYERICLENKVKQQNNLLQHIINVIDVPLHLINSKMRILLANNAASKRHNIPLDMLIGLNLKDIMSQELFLNRIEYLQTAWSTNKPLNFEDSDGHRILSNYLYPLYQSDKDQQWVVLSFDVTEKKKMEQQIINLNSQFQSIFGTLHLGIAIVDPLTHAILMVNTSWKQFFGDKRSTKCWYNGKSKRNAHICNLCIDLIMGNPIAHTPSFEHIFNKKLYHCEIQAIPWAADKKVIMITAYESHD, from the coding sequence ATGAATAAAAAAATTCTAAAGTTGTTATATAATGTAATAAAAATGGAAAAAAAGCCGATATCTATATCTGAAGTTGCAGAAAAGGCTGATATCTCCAGAATGACGGCATCAAAATATTTAGAACTAATGCATTTGTCCGGGCAGATTATCCGATATGATGTGGGAACTGCTAAAAAATATTCAATCTCTTCGGATACTTCTTCGTATACTCCGTGTGATTTGAGTTCTGATTTAATTCTTATATTAGATACGGAATTTAAAATCCTTTATGTAAATGAAACATATATCCGGTTTTCAAATCTTCCCCGGGTAAATATTATCGGAAAGCGAATTTCGGTTTTAAATTTAGAAATTCTTAAATCATTCGATCTACTTGGATTTTTAAATAATTATCACAGTGGAAATCTTGAATCCCGGATAATTGAAGTAAATAACGAAAATCAGGATCTGTTTTTTGAAATTTCAATTGCTAAAGTCAGATTTGGATCGTTAAAATCTGCAATTGCATTAGTTATCAAAGATATTACATTTAAAGTATTGTTGGATAAAGAAAAAAATCTATTATCTGCGATTATTTCTTGTTCGAATGATGCAATTATAAGCGTTGATAGGGATATGTTCATTCTTTCCTGGAATAGTGGGGCAGAGCGGTTGTTTGGATATCGTTCAGAAGAGATGATCGGCAGACCATATTCTGTCTTATTTCCCGCAGATTGCCATGACAAATATCCTTCTTTAGAGGGACGAATGAGAGAGAAGGAGATGATTATTCAATATGAATGTAAACGCCTTCGTAAAGATGGAGTATCAATAGATGTCTCAATTTCATTATCACATATTTACAATCAGGAAGGATATTTTTTAGGGACTTCAGTAATTCTCCGAGATATATATGAACGAATTTGTCTTGAAAATAAAGTCAAACAACAAAACAACCTTCTTCAACATATAATTAATGTTATCGATGTACCTCTCCACCTGATAAATTCCAAAATGAGAATATTGCTGGCGAACAATGCAGCTTCCAAGCGACATAATATTCCTCTTGATATGTTGATTGGGTTGAATCTCAAAGATATTATGTCTCAGGAATTATTTTTGAACCGAATTGAATATCTTCAAACTGCGTGGTCCACTAATAAGCCCCTAAATTTTGAAGATTCGGATGGGCATAGGATTTTAAGTAATTATTTGTATCCTCTATATCAAAGCGATAAAGATCAACAATGGGTGGTTTTATCCTTTGATGTAACTGAAAAGAAAAAGATGGAACAACAGATTATTAATCTGAATTCACAATTTCAATCAATATTTGGGACTTTACATCTTGGAATTGCAATTGTGGATCCCTTAACTCATGCTATACTAATGGTTAATACATCTTGGAAACAGTTTTTTGGTGACAAAAGATCTACCAAATGCTGGTATAACGGTAAATCAAAGAGGAATGCCCATATCTGTAATCTTTGTATTGACCTTATAATGGGTAACCCTATTGCCCATACACCTTCTTTTGAACATATATTTAATAAAAAATTATATCATTGCGAGATACAAGCAATTCCCTGGGCTGCTGATAAAAAGGTAATTATGATTACAGCGTATGAAAGTCATGATTAG
- a CDS encoding serine hydrolase domain-containing protein: MTQENSRLDGFDNFISQTMEEYEVPGAVVGIIENDSVVYLKGFGVRELGKPDPVDPDTRFQIASVTKYITGAAIGTLVDEGKLNWDTPVITYLPDFTLKDSYVGNHSNLRDMLAHRTGLRRDGELLGRIGYSNDEILHRMRYLESDAGFRERYLYSNAGYFIAGEVAAKADNRSWEDLTDARIIKPLGMTRSGSHPETLYLDDNHYAGHGGAPGDLQIIPLENASLPAAGQVVSTGSDMTRFLRMMLNNGTIDGTQILTPKTVTDIHAASLVAGRSGPLKDPNGAVGLGCDSYSFLGDRIIEKNGALDGVRSIAILIPGKKSGLVVIANKQLTAFPEAVRDEFLERYIGKSGVDLQAQEKASQAGWNSLIKNPDRPANPEPVRISPSAIAGTYTSDLYGSMQIDEGLDAEDMIIRLGPNGYEGNLTHWTNNTWYLSFPNPDDLVGYLTFMATPSGSVEGIVSDEFGSFTRT, encoded by the coding sequence ATGACTCAGGAAAATTCAAGGCTCGATGGATTTGACAATTTTATCAGTCAGACGATGGAGGAGTATGAAGTCCCGGGTGCTGTTGTTGGGATCATAGAGAACGATTCTGTCGTGTATCTGAAGGGTTTTGGTGTTCGTGAACTTGGGAAGCCTGACCCCGTTGATCCAGACACCAGGTTTCAGATCGCATCAGTGACCAAGTATATTACCGGGGCTGCCATCGGAACGCTTGTTGACGAAGGAAAACTGAACTGGGATACACCGGTAATCACTTATCTGCCTGATTTTACACTAAAAGACTCCTATGTCGGCAACCATTCGAATCTTCGCGATATGCTTGCTCACCGGACAGGTCTCCGACGAGACGGAGAACTGCTTGGCAGAATAGGATACTCGAACGATGAAATACTGCACCGTATGAGATACCTGGAGTCTGACGCAGGGTTCAGGGAGCGGTACCTCTACTCAAATGCCGGATACTTCATAGCAGGGGAGGTAGCAGCAAAGGCTGACAACCGGAGCTGGGAGGATTTAACCGATGCACGGATTATCAAACCGCTCGGAATGACCAGATCAGGATCTCACCCGGAGACTCTCTATCTTGACGATAACCATTATGCCGGTCACGGAGGAGCACCGGGAGATCTTCAGATCATTCCGCTTGAGAATGCATCACTCCCTGCTGCCGGACAGGTCGTCTCAACCGGAAGTGACATGACCCGGTTTCTGCGGATGATGCTGAACAACGGAACGATTGATGGTACGCAGATTCTCACGCCAAAGACTGTTACCGATATCCATGCAGCAAGCCTTGTCGCCGGACGGAGCGGTCCGCTGAAAGATCCAAACGGTGCAGTCGGCCTTGGTTGTGACTCGTACTCCTTCCTTGGCGATCGCATCATTGAGAAGAACGGAGCACTTGACGGTGTTCGCTCCATCGCTATCCTCATTCCAGGAAAGAAGAGTGGACTTGTGGTTATTGCCAACAAGCAGCTCACTGCATTCCCGGAGGCTGTAAGGGATGAGTTCCTTGAACGATACATCGGGAAAAGCGGAGTAGACCTTCAGGCACAGGAAAAAGCGTCACAGGCAGGATGGAACTCTCTCATTAAAAACCCGGACCGGCCTGCTAATCCGGAGCCTGTGAGAATCAGCCCGTCAGCCATTGCAGGAACATATACGAGCGATTTGTATGGCAGTATGCAGATAGATGAGGGGCTGGATGCAGAAGATATGATCATCAGACTCGGTCCTAACGGGTATGAGGGAAATCTGACACACTGGACCAACAACACATGGTATCTCTCGTTCCCGAACCCTGATGATCTTGTAGGATACCTCACCTTCATGGCGACTCCATCAGGTTCAGTGGAGGGAATAGTGTCAGATGAGTTTGGGTCCTTTACCCGGACCTGA
- a CDS encoding chemotaxis protein CheW, translating to MGENNSPTHVSDKIITNDDEIQIVEFCLEKELFAVNLFDVKEIVEYTKITPLPNSQRYIKGIIDLRGEITTIIDLKEKMGLVSSDTILDQSRIIVIDNSVTKSKTGILVDDVTTVLSVKKSQIDENSYSTEKSDSYILGIIRHNHGDKDSDNTDLIIWLDIPRMLRDMGQ from the coding sequence ATGGGTGAGAATAATAGCCCCACTCATGTATCAGACAAGATAATTACAAATGATGATGAGATTCAGATCGTAGAATTCTGTCTTGAAAAAGAGCTTTTTGCTGTCAATCTTTTTGATGTCAAAGAGATCGTAGAATATACAAAAATTACTCCATTACCAAATAGCCAGAGATATATTAAAGGAATTATTGATTTAAGGGGAGAAATAACAACTATAATTGATTTAAAAGAAAAAATGGGGCTTGTATCATCAGATACCATTCTTGATCAATCCCGTATAATTGTCATAGACAATTCTGTTACCAAGAGTAAAACCGGGATTTTAGTTGATGATGTTACTACTGTATTATCTGTAAAAAAATCACAGATTGATGAGAACTCATATAGTACTGAAAAAAGCGATTCGTATATCCTCGGGATAATTCGTCACAATCATGGTGATAAGGATTCTGACAATACCGATTTAATTATTTGGTTGGACATTCCCCGTATGCTCCGTGATATGGGCCAGTAA
- a CDS encoding NAD(P)-binding domain-containing protein: protein MTIGIIGAGHLGRALAIAHRQAGFPDRQILVSYSSKKETLDEIKAAGLGANVTSNEEIFLKASLVFITIRPQSLPTLSKIQVTPSTIVISCMAGISTSTLQNLWNMPVHRIMPSGPETILARKSIAGLNPGSLVVRNHLKMIGLEAITVQNEEQMHDLTAGVCFPAALLVAKDQSLDIENEIRTSEAFGSLYSQLLSWAWNVSPQDLIEPERTSYVTRMSTPGGITETVCRSIREGSSLHQAYLNGISRSREIGEEIANRILDDPRFLSK from the coding sequence ATGACGATAGGAATCATCGGAGCTGGTCATCTGGGACGGGCACTTGCGATTGCTCACCGGCAGGCAGGATTTCCAGATCGTCAAATACTTGTCTCATATAGCAGTAAAAAAGAGACTTTAGATGAGATCAAGGCCGCAGGTCTGGGAGCAAATGTTACCTCTAACGAGGAAATTTTTCTTAAAGCATCACTTGTTTTTATCACAATCCGCCCCCAGTCACTTCCCACATTATCCAAGATTCAGGTTACTCCATCTACGATTGTAATATCCTGTATGGCTGGAATTTCAACAAGTACTCTCCAGAATCTTTGGAATATGCCTGTTCACCGGATAATGCCCAGCGGTCCTGAAACCATCCTTGCACGAAAGAGTATTGCCGGACTTAATCCAGGCTCCTTGGTTGTCAGGAATCATCTCAAAATGATTGGGCTTGAGGCAATCACAGTCCAGAATGAAGAGCAGATGCATGATCTGACCGCTGGTGTCTGTTTTCCGGCAGCTCTCCTCGTGGCGAAAGATCAATCACTGGATATTGAAAATGAGATCCGTACCAGTGAGGCTTTTGGATCCCTGTATTCACAGCTGCTATCCTGGGCATGGAATGTTTCACCCCAGGATCTTATTGAACCTGAACGGACTTCCTATGTTACCAGGATGAGTACTCCTGGAGGAATTACCGAAACCGTTTGTCGAAGTATCAGGGAAGGAAGTTCACTCCATCAGGCATATCTGAATGGCATTTCCAGAAGCCGGGAGATTGGAGAAGAGATAGCCAACCGTATCCTGGATGATCCGCGGTTCCTCTCTAAGTAA
- a CDS encoding FUSC family protein: protein MTSILLNLPRSYWIALVVVLVVYRNLETTMSRISMRALGTCIGVVIASALMLWSVPSGLFILIITVLASVRPYAKSRNYLVYTSVMTILIISLLEFNEPYIQGIIMDRLVNTLIGLFIASILEYAVWQLPLIQKSISQT, encoded by the coding sequence ATGACTTCCATTCTTCTGAACCTGCCACGTTCGTACTGGATTGCACTGGTGGTGGTTTTGGTCGTATATAGAAATCTTGAGACAACTATGTCCCGGATATCAATGAGGGCTCTTGGCACCTGTATCGGAGTGGTAATTGCCAGTGCTCTGATGCTCTGGTCTGTTCCATCCGGATTATTCATCCTCATCATTACCGTACTGGCATCTGTGCGGCCATATGCGAAATCCCGGAATTACCTGGTTTACACGTCGGTCATGACCATTCTGATCATATCGCTGCTTGAGTTCAATGAGCCTTACATCCAGGGGATAATCATGGACAGACTTGTGAACACACTGATTGGGCTCTTCATTGCGTCAATCCTGGAATATGCAGTATGGCAACTCCCATTGATCCAAAAAAGCATATCCCAGACATAA